One Kribbella sp. NBC_00662 genomic region harbors:
- a CDS encoding response regulator produces MTIRVLIVDDDPLLRAGLKLMLGGAQDIRVVGEAGDGSGVQGLIDRLAPDVILMDIRMPGTDGLTATETVRRRPGAPEVVILTTFDADEHVLRALRAGAAGFVLKDTPPGEIVESVRRVAAGQPVLSPAVTKRLITRVADSGTDNRKAKAMARLADLNDREREIAVAVGEGKSNAEISATLYLSVPTVKTHVSRILTKLDLNNRVQIALLVHDADLLHE; encoded by the coding sequence ATGACCATTCGGGTACTGATCGTCGACGACGATCCGTTGTTGCGGGCCGGGCTGAAGTTGATGCTGGGCGGTGCGCAGGACATCCGCGTGGTCGGTGAGGCCGGCGACGGCTCCGGCGTCCAAGGGCTGATCGACCGGCTCGCTCCGGACGTGATCCTGATGGACATCCGGATGCCGGGCACCGACGGCCTGACCGCGACCGAGACGGTACGCCGCCGTCCGGGCGCACCCGAGGTCGTCATCCTCACCACGTTCGACGCCGACGAGCACGTACTCCGGGCGCTCCGCGCCGGCGCGGCCGGGTTCGTCCTGAAGGACACCCCACCGGGCGAGATCGTCGAGTCCGTACGCCGGGTCGCGGCCGGGCAGCCGGTCCTCTCGCCGGCCGTCACCAAACGCCTCATCACCCGCGTCGCGGACTCCGGCACCGACAACCGCAAGGCCAAGGCCATGGCCCGGCTCGCCGATCTGAACGACCGCGAACGCGAGATCGCCGTCGCGGTGGGGGAGGGGAAGTCGAACGCCGAGATCAGCGCGACGCTCTACCTCAGCGTCCCGACCGTGAAGACGCACGTCTCGCGCATCCTCACCAAGCTCGACCTGAACAACCGTGTCCAGATCGCGTTACTGGTACACGACGCGGATCTACTGCACGAATGA
- a CDS encoding sensor histidine kinase, translating to MKELFRRSTRDWIVDSVVFVVAVFAGFLLYDEGSKDPISPGLLAIDFYVGMALCVTLWFRRRWPLLLAIVGAAVSTFSDTAGIAALILILTVAIHRPLRTTVLVFGVNAISLAIYIQIRDKPDDPAALVIAAISVYVAVAGWGLYIRSRRQLLQTLRDRADRAETVARLEAEQGQLRAREEIAREMHDVLGHRLSLLSVHAGALAYRQDASADEVAGAAEIIRASAHQALQDLREVIGVLRAPVGELPQPAFSDLPALIDGSREAGIPVDLTLDAPGAMPEHVGRTAYRIVQEGLTNAVKHAPGEPVTISVTGAPGNGLSVELRNPAPNRRRGDGQGLKGLSERAALVEGRIEHGRTPDGDFRLFAWLPWPA from the coding sequence ATGAAGGAGCTCTTCCGCCGAAGTACGCGCGACTGGATCGTGGACAGTGTTGTCTTCGTCGTCGCGGTCTTCGCGGGGTTCCTCCTGTACGACGAGGGCAGCAAGGACCCGATCAGTCCGGGCCTGCTCGCGATCGACTTCTACGTCGGGATGGCGCTGTGCGTCACGCTCTGGTTCCGCCGGCGCTGGCCGCTCCTGCTCGCGATCGTCGGCGCTGCCGTGTCGACCTTCTCTGACACGGCCGGGATCGCCGCCCTGATCCTGATCCTCACCGTCGCGATCCACCGGCCGCTACGGACGACCGTGCTGGTCTTCGGGGTGAACGCGATCAGCCTGGCCATCTACATCCAGATCAGGGACAAGCCGGACGATCCTGCGGCCCTCGTGATCGCTGCGATCTCCGTGTACGTCGCGGTGGCCGGCTGGGGTCTCTACATCCGGTCGCGCCGCCAGCTCCTGCAGACGTTGCGGGATCGCGCCGATCGCGCCGAGACGGTCGCGAGACTCGAGGCCGAGCAGGGCCAGCTCCGTGCCCGCGAGGAGATCGCGCGCGAGATGCACGACGTACTCGGGCATCGGCTCTCCCTGCTCAGCGTGCACGCGGGCGCGCTCGCGTACCGGCAGGACGCGTCCGCGGACGAGGTCGCCGGTGCGGCCGAGATCATCCGGGCCAGCGCACACCAGGCGCTGCAGGATCTCCGCGAGGTGATCGGCGTACTGCGGGCTCCCGTCGGTGAACTGCCGCAGCCCGCGTTCTCCGACCTGCCCGCACTCATCGACGGCTCCCGCGAGGCGGGTATCCCCGTCGATCTCACCCTCGATGCACCGGGCGCGATGCCCGAGCACGTCGGGCGTACGGCGTACCGGATCGTGCAGGAAGGGCTGACCAACGCGGTCAAGCATGCGCCGGGCGAACCGGTGACGATCAGCGTGACCGGTGCCCCCGGCAACGGTTTGTCCGTGGAGCTGCGCAACCCCGCGCCCAACCGCAGACGAGGAGACGGCCAAGGTTTGAAGGGACTCAGCGAACGCGCCGCCCTGGTCGAGGGCCGGATCGAACACGGCCGCACCCCCGACGGCGACTTCCGCCTGTTCGCCTGGCTACCGTGGCCCGCATGA
- a CDS encoding glycine cleavage system protein R → MSQLAVTVIGPDRPGIIADVTGALVGTGVNLEDTTMTLLRGHFAMMIVCAGPIDEVESALEPLQGELVITVRAMGPEHEHAPIGAPYMLSVHGADRPGIVAAVTRMIAAAGGTITDLATRLSGGLYVLTAEVELPPSAELQMLDRALEITAEELGVGVTLRPAESDDL, encoded by the coding sequence ATGAGTCAGCTCGCTGTCACCGTCATCGGCCCGGACCGCCCGGGCATCATCGCGGACGTCACCGGGGCCTTGGTCGGCACCGGGGTCAACCTCGAAGACACCACCATGACGCTGCTGCGCGGTCATTTCGCGATGATGATCGTCTGCGCGGGGCCGATCGACGAGGTGGAGTCGGCGCTGGAGCCGCTGCAGGGCGAGCTGGTCATCACGGTGCGCGCGATGGGTCCGGAGCACGAGCACGCGCCGATCGGTGCACCGTACATGCTGAGTGTGCACGGGGCCGACCGGCCGGGGATCGTGGCGGCGGTGACGCGGATGATCGCGGCGGCAGGCGGGACGATCACGGATCTGGCGACGCGGCTGAGCGGCGGGCTGTACGTGCTGACCGCGGAGGTCGAGCTGCCGCCGTCGGCGGAGCTGCAGATGCTGGATCGCGCGCTCGAGATCACCGCCGAGGAGCTCGGGGTCGGCGTCACCTTGCGCCCGGCGGAGAGCGACGACCTGTGA
- the def gene encoding peptide deformylase produces MISSWSPKLLDVEGQVLEVVRAPHPVLATEGASVDPLDPSMIQLAADLVATMRVSPGCVGLAAPQVGVAAQMFSLDVSGHPKTRTCHGVFVLCNAVVVEASRNEKAREGCMSVPDFTGDVKRATRLTVRGVLPGTGDSVTITTDAFEARALQHEIDHCNGKLFLDRVAGAHAVYPRKNYQ; encoded by the coding sequence GTGATCTCCTCCTGGTCGCCCAAGCTGCTGGATGTCGAGGGTCAGGTGCTGGAGGTGGTTCGGGCCCCGCATCCTGTGCTTGCTACCGAGGGTGCTTCGGTGGACCCGCTCGATCCTTCGATGATTCAGCTGGCGGCGGATCTGGTGGCGACGATGCGGGTCTCGCCCGGGTGTGTCGGGCTGGCGGCGCCGCAGGTCGGGGTGGCGGCGCAGATGTTCTCGCTGGATGTGAGCGGTCATCCGAAGACTCGTACCTGCCACGGGGTCTTCGTGCTGTGCAACGCTGTGGTGGTCGAGGCTTCTCGGAACGAGAAGGCTCGTGAGGGGTGTATGTCGGTCCCGGATTTCACCGGTGACGTCAAGCGGGCGACTCGTTTGACCGTGCGTGGTGTGCTTCCTGGGACTGGTGATTCCGTCACCATCACGACCGACGCCTTCGAGGCCCGGGCGCTCCAGCACGAGATCGACCACTGCAACGGCAAGCTCTTCCTCGACCGCGTCGCCGGTGCCCACGCTGTCTACCCGCGGAAGAACTACCAATAG